The proteins below come from a single Nitrosospira sp. Is2 genomic window:
- a CDS encoding ABC transporter permease: MNLFKLSLRMLRRDWRAGELRVLAFALVIAVGGMTTVGFFADRVQLALSRQGNQLLGADLIIFSDHALPPHYAAEAKRRGLNISTALKFPSMVAKGDNSLLTEIKAVTEGYPLRGDLRISEHFGDASAQTAQAAHSIPASGSAWVDEKLMVRLELKRGEMIEVGAATLTVAALITQEPDYSIGFINLRPRLLINAADLPATGLVQQGSRISYRLLVAGESGAVERFRSWAQSRLMLGERIEGIRDARPEIKAALERAEKFLSLAALASVVLAAAAAALAVRRFTQRHLDGCAVMRCLGASQSAMLRLYLYHFLTLGLIASGIGCLLGFIAQQMLTFWLSGWVEAELPWPSIWPAIHGLLSGMVLLLGFALPPLLNLRSVPALRVLRRDIGLPNSYSITGYVLGLAALSALFLWKAGDIRLGASVIGGFTAAIAVFGLIGFVLVNALTHMRSRTGGPWRYGLASIRRRATASVVQAVALGLGLMALLALTLIRDDLLQNWRTSLPPDAPNHFLVNIQKDQLQPLAEFFIRHKLAQPPIFPMVRGRLTAINDKPIASEDFVDIRAKRLVEREFNLSWADKMQSDNQIVKGRWWKEGDSGKAILSMEEDIAKTVGINIGDVLTYDIAGSTFSAEVTSLRKVNWDSFRVNFFVVTPPGVLENYPASYITSFHLPPGSLDLTNQLIKAFPNLLVIDVASIITQVQKMIEQVTQAVEFVFLFTLLAGLAVLYAAIVSTQDERIHEAAIFRTLGAKRGQLARAWAAEFAILGGLAGLFAAAGATALGYVVGEYALNLTYTFNPWIWLTGLAGGVVGVTVAGLMGTRSALSTPPLLTLRNI; encoded by the coding sequence ATGAACCTATTCAAACTTTCATTGCGGATGCTTCGCCGCGATTGGCGCGCAGGCGAATTGAGGGTACTGGCTTTTGCGCTCGTCATTGCAGTGGGGGGAATGACCACAGTTGGATTTTTTGCTGACCGCGTGCAGTTGGCCCTTTCTCGTCAGGGTAACCAGTTGCTGGGGGCCGATCTGATCATTTTCTCCGATCATGCGCTTCCCCCGCATTATGCCGCGGAGGCGAAACGTCGCGGGTTGAACATTTCCACCGCGCTCAAGTTTCCCAGCATGGTCGCGAAAGGGGACAATAGTCTCTTGACAGAAATCAAGGCCGTGACTGAGGGTTATCCATTGCGTGGCGATCTTCGCATCAGTGAGCATTTTGGCGATGCCTCGGCCCAGACTGCCCAGGCTGCCCACTCAATTCCCGCGTCCGGCTCGGCATGGGTAGACGAGAAACTAATGGTACGCCTTGAGTTGAAACGGGGCGAGATGATTGAAGTGGGGGCGGCGACCCTAACGGTTGCCGCCCTCATAACCCAGGAGCCCGACTATTCCATCGGCTTTATCAATCTCCGACCAAGGTTGCTGATCAATGCGGCCGATTTGCCGGCGACCGGCCTGGTGCAGCAAGGCAGCCGGATCAGCTACCGTCTGCTGGTTGCGGGGGAATCCGGCGCAGTGGAGCGTTTCCGCAGTTGGGCGCAATCGCGTTTGATGCTTGGTGAACGAATTGAAGGCATACGCGACGCCCGCCCCGAAATCAAAGCCGCATTGGAGCGGGCGGAAAAATTTCTAAGTCTCGCTGCTCTTGCAAGCGTCGTGCTGGCGGCAGCCGCGGCAGCGCTCGCCGTGCGCCGCTTCACCCAACGCCATCTGGATGGCTGTGCCGTAATGCGGTGTCTGGGTGCGAGTCAGTCAGCGATGTTGCGCCTGTACCTTTATCACTTCCTTACATTGGGGCTGATCGCGAGCGGCATTGGTTGCCTGCTCGGCTTCATCGCACAGCAGATGCTGACTTTCTGGCTTTCAGGCTGGGTGGAAGCGGAGTTGCCCTGGCCGAGCATATGGCCAGCCATACATGGCCTGCTGAGCGGGATGGTGTTATTGCTTGGTTTTGCACTGCCACCCTTGCTCAATTTGCGCAGCGTGCCTGCCTTGCGGGTCCTCCGGAGGGATATTGGCTTGCCGAACAGCTATAGCATAACGGGATATGTGCTGGGACTGGCTGCATTATCTGCGCTTTTTCTATGGAAAGCGGGCGATATACGCTTGGGTGCATCGGTCATTGGCGGCTTCACTGCCGCCATAGCAGTATTTGGATTAATCGGGTTCGTATTGGTTAACGCCCTGACGCACATGCGTAGCCGGACAGGGGGTCCGTGGCGCTACGGCCTGGCAAGCATCCGGCGCCGAGCCACTGCCAGCGTAGTACAGGCAGTTGCATTGGGGTTGGGGCTAATGGCGCTGCTCGCGCTGACACTGATTCGGGACGACCTGCTGCAAAATTGGCGCACCAGCCTGCCGCCCGACGCGCCTAACCATTTTCTGGTCAATATTCAGAAAGACCAGCTACAGCCGCTGGCGGAATTTTTTATTCGTCATAAATTGGCGCAACCGCCGATTTTCCCGATGGTGCGGGGTCGCCTGACTGCTATCAACGACAAGCCAATTGCATCCGAGGATTTTGTGGATATACGCGCAAAACGCCTGGTGGAGCGGGAATTCAATTTGTCATGGGCCGACAAAATGCAGAGCGATAACCAGATCGTGAAAGGCCGGTGGTGGAAAGAAGGGGACAGCGGGAAAGCGATACTGTCGATGGAGGAGGATATCGCGAAAACGGTTGGGATCAATATAGGCGATGTGCTCACGTACGATATCGCGGGCAGTACATTCTCCGCCGAAGTCACCAGCTTGCGTAAAGTGAATTGGGACTCGTTTCGCGTCAATTTTTTTGTAGTGACACCACCGGGCGTGCTGGAAAATTACCCGGCGAGCTACATTACCAGCTTCCACCTGCCGCCGGGGTCCCTGGATCTGACAAACCAACTGATCAAAGCCTTTCCGAATCTTCTCGTTATAGACGTGGCGTCTATTATCACCCAGGTCCAGAAGATGATCGAGCAGGTTACCCAGGCCGTGGAATTCGTGTTTCTGTTCACGTTGCTTGCTGGACTGGCGGTACTGTATGCGGCGATCGTGTCTACACAGGATGAGCGCATTCATGAGGCTGCCATTTTCCGTACCCTAGGGGCAAAGCGGGGACAACTTGCGCGCGCCTGGGCAGCCGAATTTGCTATTCTTGGCGGCTTGGCCGGGCTTTTCGCTGCGGCAGGCGCGACTGCCTTGGGCTATGTCGTCGGTGAATATGCGTTGAATCTGACTTACACCTTCAATCCGTGGATATGGCTGACCGGTTTGGCTGGCGGCGTGGTCGGCGTGACGGTGGCGGGGTTGATGGGGACCCGTTCGGCGCTTTCGACGCCACCGCTGCTGACATTGCGGAACATTTGA
- a CDS encoding DUF1499 domain-containing protein, producing MVMVKWAIIIVALVVIAGLLAGQLGLLKGTPPTDLGLHEGRLKPPSKTPNSVSSQASLYPDHPQRSYADIAPLPANGEPEEAALDRIANIVEAMDGAKIVKKEPGYLYAQFTTRLMKYVDDAEFWFDPAAGVIQVRSASRLGSSDLGVNRKRIEFIRQKLQNSRHLLR from the coding sequence ATGGTGATGGTCAAGTGGGCGATCATCATCGTCGCCCTCGTTGTTATTGCGGGCTTACTCGCCGGTCAACTTGGGCTGCTAAAAGGCACTCCGCCTACCGATCTCGGTTTGCATGAAGGGAGGCTCAAACCGCCCTCGAAAACGCCTAACAGTGTTTCCAGCCAGGCTTCGCTCTACCCTGATCACCCACAGCGCAGCTACGCGGATATCGCACCCCTGCCAGCTAATGGCGAACCCGAGGAGGCTGCACTGGACCGGATCGCCAACATTGTGGAGGCGATGGATGGCGCAAAAATAGTCAAGAAGGAACCCGGCTACCTGTACGCACAATTCACCACCCGTCTAATGAAATACGTGGACGACGCGGAGTTCTGGTTCGATCCGGCTGCGGGGGTCATTCAGGTACGATCGGCGTCGCGGCTGGGAAGCTCTGATCTCGGCGTAAACCGTAAACGTATCGAATTCATCCGGCAAAAGCTGCAAAATTCCAGACACCTCCTCCGTTAA
- a CDS encoding PQQ-dependent sugar dehydrogenase, with product MKKIIFTLFAAGFTNLVSAAIPPLKTEVVASGFNRPLFATAPNGDSRLFIVEQGGLVKVLQNGAVLPTPFLDLSAKVDTTGERGLVGMTFDPGFETNRRFYVDYIDKTTLDTVVATYQASASLPNVADTATAQTILTVAQPEFANHKAGWIGFRPGEATNLYIATGDGGSANDPQNRAQNLNENLGKILRVDVSADRFPADPTQYGYGIPSGNITTGNPEIYASGLRNPFRDSFDRETGTFYIADVGQNQREEINIGAAGANYGWRKFEGTLVNFPDDPPVPNHTPPIFEYNNEGSAGVIGGYVYRGETIDGLAGTYFFADLATDKVTSFRFTEGGGITELTDRTAELISPTGISGSITSFGEDGFGNLYLVSFDGGKIGMISAIPEAEGWAMMLAGMALVSAWVRRRQKIAAPAMPL from the coding sequence ATGAAAAAAATAATTTTTACCTTGTTCGCCGCGGGTTTTACCAACCTCGTATCCGCAGCAATTCCCCCTCTTAAAACTGAAGTCGTTGCCAGCGGATTTAATCGGCCCTTGTTTGCGACCGCGCCCAACGGAGATTCGCGGCTATTCATCGTGGAGCAGGGCGGCCTGGTCAAAGTCTTGCAAAACGGAGCTGTGCTGCCGACTCCGTTCCTTGATTTGTCGGCCAAGGTCGACACTACTGGCGAGCGCGGCCTTGTGGGCATGACGTTTGATCCCGGCTTTGAGACCAATCGGCGCTTCTATGTAGATTACATAGATAAGACCACACTTGATACTGTGGTAGCGACTTATCAGGCAAGCGCGTCACTACCCAACGTCGCCGATACGGCTACGGCCCAGACAATCCTGACCGTCGCGCAGCCTGAATTCGCCAATCACAAGGCTGGATGGATCGGTTTTCGCCCGGGAGAAGCTACGAACCTCTATATCGCGACTGGGGATGGCGGGTCTGCCAATGATCCTCAGAATCGGGCGCAAAATCTCAATGAGAATCTCGGCAAAATTTTACGGGTCGATGTGTCGGCTGATCGTTTTCCTGCCGACCCGACCCAATACGGCTATGGCATCCCAAGCGGCAACATCACGACCGGCAACCCTGAAATTTATGCCTCGGGTTTACGCAACCCATTTCGCGACAGCTTCGATCGGGAAACCGGTACTTTCTATATCGCCGATGTTGGTCAGAATCAGCGCGAGGAGATCAATATCGGCGCAGCCGGAGCCAACTATGGCTGGCGCAAGTTCGAGGGTACTCTAGTAAATTTCCCGGATGACCCTCCGGTGCCGAATCATACGCCACCTATCTTCGAATATAACAACGAAGGCAGTGCGGGCGTTATTGGCGGTTACGTATACCGTGGCGAGACGATTGACGGACTGGCGGGAACCTATTTTTTTGCGGACCTTGCAACCGACAAAGTCACTTCTTTCCGCTTCACTGAAGGCGGTGGCATTACTGAACTTACCGACCGCACTGCCGAACTCATCTCTCCGACCGGTATTTCCGGATCCATTACTTCCTTTGGCGAGGATGGATTTGGCAACCTCTATCTGGTGAGCTTTGATGGCGGCAAGATAGGAATGATCTCCGCCATACCGGAGGCGGAGGGCTGGGCCATGATGCTGGCGGGCATGGCCTTGGTTTCCGCATGGGTCCGGCGCCGGCAAAAAATCGCGGCGCCAGCGATGCCATTGTGA
- a CDS encoding penicillin acylase family protein yields MTTALRTGYRLVLAVFMLALLATGSIWLLLHGSLPEYSGTVNVSALTEPVTVERDSLGTVTIRAQDRFGMIWGLGYVHAQERFFEMDLMRRRAAGELAETFGPAALPSDREARRHRMRSRAAAILDALPDEQRQLLDIYRDGVNQGLGALAIRPFPYLLTRTRPVEWRSEDSILVVKSMYFTLNDVNDSREIAFSAMRAALPESAYRFLTASGGSWDAPLIGAALEWPEPPSPDELDLRKLDPALISPKNGPPLDESVDQLPGSNSFAVAGPLAGGAALIANDMHLKLRVPNIWFRTRLIYPNSRDPGLMNDIIGVSLPGTPAITVGSNRKIAWSFTNTYGDFIDWVRVARHPTDALRYRSATGWKAITVHHEVLHVRGAQDETLDIYETEWGPILSTDHDGTPLAQAWTAHRPGSVNMALTDLEQAETVDEAVSIAHNAGIPAQNFIVGDKQGKIAWTIAGRIPARAGGYDPTIPADWSHPDTGWQGWLTPAQYPLILAPSTRRLWSANARSVEGLMLERLGDGGYDLGARAKQIRDGLYEREHFTPAAMLELQLDDRALFLNRWRELLDQTLSRAEAAPWRSEMQQALRDWDGHASTASVSYRLVRAFRQEAIHRALEGFEAAVRQKHQTFAMPILNQAEHPVWMLIEHRPQHLLPSPYVDWEALLRACAKNVAKRMQQQPGGIAARPWGEHNTANIRHPISRALPEPIANWLDMPRVELPGDSKMPRVQSPDFGASNRFAVSPGREEQGYFAMPGGQSGHPLSPYYGSGHASWVNGEQTPFLPGPPEQTLYLRPTAKAR; encoded by the coding sequence ATGACTACTGCGCTTCGCACCGGATACAGGCTAGTACTCGCGGTATTCATGCTGGCGCTGTTGGCGACCGGCTCCATCTGGTTGTTACTGCACGGCAGCCTGCCGGAATACAGCGGCACTGTGAATGTCAGCGCCCTGACTGAACCTGTAACTGTGGAACGCGACAGCCTTGGCACTGTAACGATACGCGCGCAGGATCGGTTCGGAATGATCTGGGGATTGGGCTACGTCCACGCCCAGGAGCGCTTTTTCGAGATGGATCTGATGCGGCGCCGGGCAGCCGGCGAATTGGCCGAGACATTTGGACCAGCAGCGCTGCCGTCGGACCGGGAGGCGCGAAGACATCGCATGCGCTCACGCGCCGCGGCGATATTGGACGCGTTGCCGGACGAACAGCGACAGCTGCTGGACATCTATCGTGACGGGGTAAATCAAGGTCTGGGCGCACTTGCCATCCGTCCCTTTCCGTATCTCCTGACGCGCACACGTCCGGTCGAATGGCGCAGCGAAGACAGTATACTGGTCGTGAAGTCCATGTACTTTACCTTGAATGATGTCAATGACTCGCGCGAAATTGCCTTCTCTGCCATGCGCGCGGCACTGCCTGAAAGCGCCTACCGTTTCCTGACAGCAAGCGGTGGCTCATGGGATGCGCCGCTGATCGGGGCGGCGCTTGAGTGGCCCGAACCCCCGTCTCCTGACGAACTCGATCTTCGCAAGCTCGACCCTGCCCTCATATCCCCGAAAAACGGACCACCTCTTGATGAGTCCGTTGATCAGCTGCCGGGCAGCAATAGTTTTGCGGTGGCCGGACCACTCGCCGGCGGTGCTGCGCTCATCGCAAACGATATGCATCTGAAGTTGCGTGTACCTAATATATGGTTCCGCACGCGCTTGATTTATCCCAATTCCCGCGACCCCGGACTCATGAACGACATCATCGGTGTCAGCCTTCCCGGTACGCCGGCAATCACCGTCGGCTCCAATCGCAAGATTGCCTGGAGCTTTACCAATACTTACGGTGATTTTATAGATTGGGTTCGTGTCGCACGCCATCCAACCGACGCCTTGCGCTACAGAAGCGCAACTGGATGGAAAGCTATTACCGTTCACCACGAAGTTTTGCATGTGCGTGGAGCACAGGATGAAACGCTCGATATTTACGAGACCGAGTGGGGTCCCATTCTATCGACCGACCACGACGGGACGCCACTTGCACAGGCATGGACCGCCCATCGGCCGGGTTCCGTGAATATGGCGCTTACCGATCTGGAGCAGGCCGAAACTGTCGACGAAGCGGTCTCAATTGCACACAACGCGGGCATCCCGGCGCAGAATTTCATCGTTGGGGACAAGCAGGGGAAGATTGCGTGGACCATCGCGGGACGCATCCCGGCGCGAGCGGGCGGATACGATCCAACAATTCCCGCGGACTGGAGCCATCCGGACACAGGATGGCAGGGCTGGCTTACTCCAGCGCAATATCCACTCATTCTGGCCCCCTCAACACGGCGCCTGTGGAGCGCCAATGCCCGCTCTGTCGAAGGGCTTATGCTCGAACGACTTGGCGATGGCGGATATGATCTTGGCGCGCGTGCGAAACAAATACGCGACGGTTTGTATGAACGTGAGCACTTCACCCCGGCTGCTATGCTGGAACTTCAGCTCGACGACCGCGCGCTATTCCTGAACCGGTGGCGAGAACTTCTGGACCAGACCCTGAGCCGCGCTGAAGCAGCGCCTTGGCGCAGCGAGATGCAGCAAGCGCTGCGAGACTGGGATGGACACGCCTCTACGGCTTCTGTTTCATACCGCCTTGTGCGCGCCTTCCGTCAGGAGGCGATCCACCGCGCGCTCGAGGGCTTTGAAGCAGCGGTCCGGCAAAAACATCAGACCTTTGCTATGCCGATCTTGAATCAGGCCGAACATCCCGTATGGATGTTGATCGAGCACCGACCCCAGCATCTGTTACCGTCACCATATGTTGATTGGGAAGCCTTGCTGCGCGCCTGCGCCAAAAATGTAGCGAAGCGGATGCAACAGCAACCTGGCGGCATCGCTGCACGCCCTTGGGGAGAACACAATACGGCAAACATCCGCCACCCCATCAGCCGCGCCCTGCCCGAGCCGATCGCTAACTGGCTCGATATGCCACGAGTCGAATTGCCTGGGGACAGCAAGATGCCACGGGTGCAATCACCCGACTTCGGCGCTTCCAACCGTTTCGCGGTGTCGCCGGGCCGTGAAGAGCAGGGCTATTTTGCAATGCCGGGCGGCCAGAGTGGACATCCTCTCTCCCCCTATTACGGCAGTGGGCACGCCAGCTGGGTTAATGGCGAACAGACTCCATTTCTCCCAGGGCCCCCCGAGCAAACGCTATACCTCCGCCCGACCGCAAAGGCGCGATGA
- a CDS encoding calcium-binding protein: MAIATLDITATLGRGKNDDHKDDYKDDNKNKKDDHRNDDHRKDDKNAKKDDDDKKKDDHRKDDDHRKDDDHRKDDKNAKKDDDDKKKDDHRKDDDHRKDDDHRKDDDHRKDDKNAKKDDDDKKKDDHRKDDDDKKDDDRKDDKHAKKDDDDKKDDDRKDDKHGKKDDKKDDYRDQDGKDYGQREDHDSYADHNKSHYGKYIVGTRGDDKLEGGNGNDFIDGRGGDDKLFGKGGNDTIFGGRGDDKIEGGRGDDKIDGGRGEDTIVFSGVTKWSNGFDKIDGFKSGEDTLQFSLKDVNDAIEGRRNDLKKGELDDDNFASNKWGKAEDKDDFFVYNEKTGVLSFDADGKGGHGATDLAKLVGAPELDASDIFLAAY; this comes from the coding sequence ATGGCTATAGCAACTTTAGATATCACAGCAACTCTGGGTCGCGGCAAGAACGACGATCATAAGGACGACTATAAGGACGACAACAAGAATAAGAAGGACGATCACCGGAATGACGATCACCGGAAGGACGACAAGAACGCCAAGAAGGACGATGACGACAAGAAGAAGGATGATCATCGGAAGGACGATGACCACCGGAAGGACGATGACCACCGGAAGGATGACAAGAACGCCAAGAAGGACGATGACGACAAGAAGAAGGATGATCATCGGAAGGACGATGACCACCGGAAGGACGATGACCACCGGAAGGACGATGACCACCGGAAGGACGACAAGAACGCCAAGAAGGACGATGACGACAAGAAGAAGGATGATCATCGGAAGGACGACGACGACAAGAAGGACGATGACAGGAAGGACGACAAGCACGCCAAGAAGGACGACGACGACAAGAAGGACGATGACAGGAAGGACGACAAGCACGGCAAGAAGGATGACAAGAAGGACGATTACAGGGACCAGGACGGGAAGGATTATGGCCAACGGGAAGACCATGACAGCTACGCCGATCACAACAAGAGCCACTATGGCAAGTACATAGTCGGCACCAGAGGCGACGACAAGCTCGAGGGTGGGAACGGCAACGACTTTATCGATGGCCGCGGGGGTGATGACAAGCTGTTTGGCAAGGGCGGCAACGACACGATCTTTGGCGGCAGAGGCGATGACAAAATCGAGGGCGGCAGAGGCGACGACAAAATCGACGGCGGCAGAGGCGAAGACACCATCGTGTTCAGCGGTGTAACTAAGTGGTCCAACGGCTTCGACAAAATCGATGGCTTCAAGTCAGGAGAAGACACCCTGCAATTCAGCCTGAAGGACGTCAATGACGCGATCGAAGGCCGTCGCAACGACTTGAAGAAAGGCGAGCTTGACGACGATAATTTCGCCAGCAACAAGTGGGGTAAAGCGGAGGATAAGGACGATTTCTTCGTTTACAACGAAAAAACAGGTGTTCTGTCGTTCGATGCCGACGGTAAGGGCGGACATGGCGCGACTGACCTGGCTAAACTGGTCGGTGCGCCGGAGCTCGACGCGAGCGATATTTTCCTGGCGGCGTATTAA
- the dinB gene encoding DNA polymerase IV translates to MELKGPRRIAHLDMDAFYASVELLRYPELRGQPVAIGGRSDESPVLLEDGTRRFVRLRNYAGRGVVTTATYEARVFGVSSGMGLMKAAQLAPDAILLPADFRAYRHYSHLFKAAVASIAPHIEDHGIDEIYIDLSGLPEESGTVALRIKQVVRESTALSCSIGIAPNKLLAKICSDLNKPDGLTILDFTDIPERIWPLPVAKINGIGPKANQKLAALGITTIAELAEADPGFLQSNFGRSYGRWLHEVSHGIDDRSVVTNGEPKSISRETTFERDLHARYDRHILSEVFTSLCGGVAHDLQRKGYVGRTISIKLRYDDFHTVTRDVTLPFPTADAIAIRRAAEDCLRRVPLKRRLRLLGVRASSLSSGSVAESGPLPRQEQLPLALGNL, encoded by the coding sequence ATGGAATTAAAAGGGCCCCGTCGCATCGCTCATCTCGATATGGATGCGTTTTATGCGTCGGTCGAGTTGCTTCGCTACCCTGAGTTACGCGGACAGCCTGTGGCGATCGGTGGCCGAAGCGATGAAAGCCCGGTGCTTCTGGAGGACGGCACTCGCCGTTTTGTGCGGCTGCGAAATTACGCCGGCCGTGGGGTTGTGACTACTGCAACCTATGAAGCTCGCGTTTTCGGGGTTTCCTCCGGCATGGGCCTGATGAAAGCTGCGCAATTAGCGCCGGATGCAATTTTGCTTCCCGCCGATTTCCGCGCTTATCGTCATTATTCACATCTGTTTAAAGCTGCGGTTGCCAGTATCGCGCCCCACATCGAAGATCATGGCATTGATGAAATCTACATTGATCTGAGCGGTCTGCCCGAAGAGTCGGGGACGGTTGCCCTGCGTATCAAACAGGTGGTGCGGGAAAGCACGGCGCTTTCCTGCTCCATAGGCATTGCGCCCAACAAACTGCTAGCCAAAATCTGCTCGGACTTGAACAAGCCGGATGGCCTCACCATCCTGGACTTTACAGATATTCCTGAACGGATCTGGCCTTTGCCGGTCGCAAAAATTAACGGAATCGGCCCCAAGGCAAACCAGAAGCTGGCGGCCCTGGGCATTACTACGATTGCCGAACTGGCCGAGGCGGACCCCGGTTTTCTTCAGTCAAACTTTGGCCGCAGCTACGGTCGCTGGCTGCATGAGGTCTCGCACGGGATCGATGATCGCTCGGTAGTTACCAATGGGGAGCCCAAGTCGATCAGTCGTGAGACAACATTCGAGCGCGACCTTCACGCGCGGTATGATCGCCACATCCTGTCGGAAGTCTTTACCTCACTTTGCGGCGGGGTGGCGCACGACCTCCAGCGCAAAGGTTATGTCGGCCGAACCATCAGCATCAAGTTACGCTATGACGATTTTCACACCGTGACCAGGGACGTTACATTGCCTTTTCCAACAGCCGATGCTATCGCCATTCGGCGCGCGGCCGAGGACTGCCTCCGACGCGTGCCGCTGAAGCGAAGATTGCGTCTATTGGGCGTGCGCGCCAGCTCGCTATCGTCGGGCAGCGTTGCAGAAAGCGGGCCCCTTCCGCGGCAGGAACAACTTCCGCTGGCGTTGGGGAACCTCTGA
- a CDS encoding winged helix-turn-helix transcriptional regulator yields MRSVCPVTNALDIFGDKWTLLIIRDLMLGKCRYQDLIASPERIASNILADRLKKMEGVGLVVRRAYQHRPVRYEYFLTEKGKDLGPVLEVIVKWGKRHYPGTMIFPKFERDEP; encoded by the coding sequence TTGCGGTCTGTTTGTCCCGTTACAAACGCGCTGGATATTTTTGGCGACAAGTGGACGCTGCTGATTATCCGGGACCTGATGCTGGGCAAATGCCGTTACCAGGATTTGATAGCCTCGCCGGAGCGTATTGCCTCAAACATACTTGCCGATCGGTTGAAGAAAATGGAGGGCGTCGGGCTGGTGGTCCGGCGAGCTTACCAACATAGGCCGGTGCGCTACGAATATTTCCTTACGGAGAAGGGCAAGGACCTGGGGCCGGTATTGGAAGTCATCGTTAAATGGGGGAAGAGGCATTATCCTGGCACAATGATTTTTCCCAAATTTGAGCGGGATGAGCCTTGA
- a CDS encoding c-type cytochrome, which translates to MKQITLLLIAVASAGLIGCSKTDNYTPAESASGEDIFYANCTKCHKPEAAGNVMTLNTAMANKDAIIGKVHKGSMGMPAFPNIKGEPAQRLAEFILANSKTK; encoded by the coding sequence ATGAAGCAAATCACCTTATTGTTAATCGCTGTTGCATCTGCGGGTTTAATTGGCTGCTCGAAGACAGATAACTATACGCCGGCCGAGAGCGCTAGCGGAGAAGACATATTTTATGCAAACTGCACGAAATGCCACAAACCGGAAGCGGCTGGCAACGTCATGACTTTAAACACAGCAATGGCGAATAAGGATGCGATCATCGGGAAAGTTCATAAAGGCAGCATGGGAATGCCCGCCTTTCCAAACATTAAGGGTGAACCCGCACAACGTCTAGCAGAATTCATATTGGCAAATAGCAAGACCAAGTAG
- a CDS encoding phytoene/squalene synthase family protein — protein MSTYAASHELLHGILKQVSRSFYLTLNVLPDGVRDQMGLSYLFARAADTIADTDLIDRAQRLKYLNQFRDQFKTDAIDWQAVREIQTALVPHQKDSGESILLQQLEDCFKVYERFPSDDRQRIQWLMTVLPQGMEMDLTRFHAESSGQLAAFSTLDELDRYTYYVAGCVGEFWTRMVCAHRPGMERWNVDEMSAVGVRFGKGLQLTNIVKDIARDLRNGRCYVPESLLTEAGLKPADLLVEANLPRFRPVLRKLITLAMEHLDEGWTYTMAIPVSEIRQRLACIWPIILAGETLKRVAAAEDLLNPAVNVKVPRSVVYRVMAITTLTCANAFVATSYWNHVRDQLV, from the coding sequence TTGAGCACGTACGCCGCCTCACATGAACTCCTGCACGGGATTCTGAAGCAGGTTTCCCGTTCGTTTTATCTCACGCTCAACGTGCTGCCGGATGGCGTGCGTGATCAGATGGGTTTGTCCTATCTGTTCGCGCGCGCAGCCGATACCATTGCCGACACGGACCTGATCGACCGTGCGCAACGCCTGAAATACCTGAATCAGTTCCGGGATCAATTTAAAACGGACGCGATTGACTGGCAGGCAGTGCGAGAGATTCAAACAGCTCTCGTTCCTCATCAGAAGGATTCGGGGGAAAGCATTCTGCTGCAACAGCTGGAAGATTGTTTCAAAGTGTATGAAAGATTCCCCAGCGACGACCGCCAGCGAATTCAGTGGTTGATGACGGTGCTGCCGCAGGGCATGGAGATGGATTTGACCCGCTTTCACGCCGAATCAAGCGGACAGCTCGCTGCTTTTTCCACACTGGACGAGTTGGACCGGTACACTTACTATGTCGCGGGATGTGTTGGCGAATTCTGGACCAGGATGGTCTGCGCGCACCGCCCGGGAATGGAGCGGTGGAATGTCGATGAGATGTCGGCCGTCGGCGTGAGGTTCGGCAAAGGGTTGCAACTTACCAATATCGTCAAGGATATCGCCCGGGATCTGCGAAATGGGCGCTGTTATGTGCCGGAATCGCTGCTCACGGAAGCAGGGTTGAAACCAGCGGATCTGCTGGTCGAAGCTAATCTGCCCCGGTTCAGGCCGGTTCTGCGTAAGCTTATCACGCTGGCGATGGAACACCTGGATGAAGGCTGGACCTATACCATGGCCATCCCCGTTTCTGAAATCCGCCAGCGGCTGGCCTGCATCTGGCCGATAATATTGGCCGGGGAGACCTTGAAGCGAGTCGCAGCAGCTGAGGATTTGTTGAACCCTGCGGTGAATGTCAAGGTACCCCGGAGCGTTGTATATCGGGTGATGGCAATCACGACCTTAACCTGCGCGAACGCGTTTGTGGCAACCTCTTACTGGAATCACGTGAGAGATCAGCTTGTCTGA